The genomic interval TTTGTCAAATGCTTGATAATCACCCAACATAACAATTAAAGTTGAAGCTTCTACCACTTGTTGTTGATTAAAAGCTATAGGTAGCAATAAATTTTTCAAGTCCGAATCATCAATAATTAAGTATCGAGTTGCTTGAATATTATTTCCATTGGGTGACTTACTCGCACTTTCAATTAATGAGGTTATAATTTCTGAACTTATTTTATAACTTGAATCATAATTTCTAACTGAACGTCTTTTTTCCAAAATCTTTTTTACACTCATTATATCAACTCCGAAATTTTTATTTATTGCTCCTTTAATTATAATAAGCAATAATAAATAAGAAAATAACGCACAAAAATGTGGTATAGCCACTTTTAAGTGCCTATTGGGGAGGGACAGAACATGGTTAAGCATAATACGGGAATCAACATTTTTATGAATGTTGCAGGTGGAAAATGGAAATGTTTAATCCTCTTTTTCTTGAGTCAAAAATCAGTAAGGACAAAAGAGTTTTACGAGTTAATACCTGGAATTACACAAAAAGTCTTAACAGATCAACTGAAACAGTTAGAAAAAGACGGTCTTGTCCGACGAGAAATATTTAAAGAAGTACCTCCAAAAGTAGAATACAGCCTAACTGATTTAGGAAAATCATTTGTACCAGTATTAAATACAATGTGTGAATGGGGTAACACTTATGCAACTATAAAAGATATAGATAGAGATCAACAAATTTGTTGTAGTCATAAATAAAGGCAAACTTCAGCTAATAACCCCACCTCATAATTCGGAAGCAATACATTTCGACAACTTATCTAGAAAGTAATCAACATGTATGCCATATACAAACTTAGTTAACATAAGGCAGATTACCGGCACTGAAAAAGGACCTTCGTTTAAAAGGTCCTTTTAGCTGCTTATTCAATTAAAGTGCCCTATTCTCGGATAGTCCATTACTAATATTACCCCGTGAAGTCCTTTTTGCCTTTTCACTTTTCTAATGCTTTTTGTCTTCAGAATAGTAGTTGTATACCGAACAGTTGGGGTAAGTAAAACATAAATCGAGACAGCCACTGCACAAATATTGCTACTTTCCAAGCCTCGGTGAACTGTGAATGCCGACTGCTAGGGTCACGCTTTTCTGGTCGAACCCAGAACCTCCAAATAGTGCTGATTGTACATAATGCCTAGGATGTTTCCAAAGGGATCGACCACGGACGCAGTGATGAACCCCTCGCCGCGCTCCGTGGGTGCCTCGTACTCTTTCGCTCCCATAGACAGTAACTTCTTGAAAGTTGCTGTTACATCATCGACATGCCAGTACACTACAGCACCGGCCGGTCCGGTCGCTGAACTATTGGGCATATAGCTGCTATCGATCAGGCCCAGTTCGTGCTGGTAATCGCCGAGACGAAACTCGGCATATCCTGGACGTTCGAAGTATGGTTCGATACCCAATAGTTCGGCATACCACTTCTTTGCTGCTGCTAGATCATCCGTCCAAAAACTAATTGTGGTGAGCCCTCGTAATGTCTGTGAGTCGTTCATAATCGACTTCCTCCTTAATGTTGAGTAGTATGTCTTGATACTCAACTAAATAGCATCTTCTGATTGACTTCGATTTACTTACGATTAATTCCTTCCCTTATTCAAGAAAATGGCTCGATTGCCTAATAAGATCTTCAATAAACAGGCGAATACTCTATGCAAAACTAGTTACCATAATGTGCCTTCTAGGAAGAAAAGACCCTGAAGTATCCTTCAAGGTCTTTTTTATAAAGATGTATTAAGAATGTTGTTTCTGCGTTATCTCTAATTTTTTATAATACTCTATCTTTTCCTCAATTTTATGTGAGTTCAACTTTAATTCCTCTATCTTCCCTAAGACATCTTTATAATGTTCCTCTAACAATTCTCTTCTTGAAACTATAGTAGAATCTCCTCTCTGTCGTAAATCAGAAAACTGCTTCATTTTAAGCATTGGCATACCTGTAACACGTAATCGAATTAAAAAATGAATCCACGCTATATCAAAGTCCGTATATTGTCGATACCCAGTTTGATCTCTTTGCACATTTTTTATTAATCCGATTTTTTCATAGTAACGCAAAGTATGTGTAGAAAGCCCTGTCATTTTTGCTACTTCTTGAATACTGAATAATTTTTCCATATTGATGATTATAACACGAGAGATAAAGGGCTTGCCTTAGAGCGCGCTCTAAAGAGTAATATCTAATTTATAAATAAAATAACTCAATCAAAAGGAGAGATTCAATTGATGAATGAACGTTACGAAGATGGATGGAAAAAGTTAATGGAGGTAGATGGTGAAGGTGGAAAACGAGTAATTGAATCATTAAAAGACATTGCTCCTGATCTTGGAAAATACGTCATTGAATTTGCTTTTGGAGATATTTATACAAGAGAAGGGCTTAACCTGCAACAAAAGCAACTTGTAACCATAAGCTCACTCACAACACAAGGAGGATGTGAACCACAATTAAATGTTCATATCAATGCGGCTCTGAATGTGGGACTCACTCCAAACGAAATAGTAGAAGCAATTACTCACTGTATTCCGTATACTGGTTTTCCTAGGGTTCTAAATGCAATTTTCGTTGCCAAACAAGTTTTTGAAGAAAGAGATTTAACAATAAGTGTGAAATAGAATTATATGTACAAGATATACATTTGTAGTTAACATAATCAACATTATCAGAAGCAAAAAATCCCTTCAAATAAGCAAAATTGAAGGGATTAAATTTATTTTTATTTCTTAAATTTATAAGGTAATGTAGTTACAATTACATTCTTACGGTAAAGAAGATGAGCTTTTAATAATAAGCTTGATTGATTGTGCAACATATTGTGCCAGCTTTTCCTTGTAATAAACTGAGGGATTAATACCGTTACACTCATATTACTTTCCGTAGCTTTCTCTTCGGCCGTGTCAATAAAGCGCAAAAGAGGTCTTACTAAACTTCTATATTGTGAATAGAAAGTAACTAAGCGTATATCTGGTTGCCATTGGTTCCATTTCTCTTCCATTCTCTTTTCACTTTCCCGATCAAATGCCACATGAACAGCAATGACTGTGTCTCCAATTACTTTTGCATAATTAATTGAGTTCTCTACGGCTTTTGTCAGCCCTGCTACTGGTATAATGACGACATTGCCTTCTAACTTTAAGACTTTCTTGTCACCCGGCTTTATGCGAAGCTGCTCTCCTACAGCGTCATAATGCCTTTTTATACGATGGAACAAGTAGACAATTAGAGGTAAGAAAATGAGAATGGACCATACTTGTGAGAACTTTGTCGTAAAGAAAATAAGTAATACGGTTAATGTAATAATAGCTCCAATTAAATTAATCGTTAACTTAACTTGCCATCCCTTTGGTTTTTCTCTTAACCATTTGGCAATCATTCCACTCTGTGAAAGCGTAAAAGGAATAAACACCCCAACTGCATATAAAGGAATAAGTTGCTCTGTTTGCCCTTTAAATGCAACGATAAGCACAATGGATGCAATACCAAGTGTTAAAATCCCATTTGAATATCCTAATCGATCTCCACGCATGGTAAACATTCGTGGAATGTATTTATCGGTTGCAAGGTTTACAGCTAATAATGGAAAAGCTGAGAAGCCTGTATTGGCTGCAAGAACTAAAATTAATGCTGTTGTCCCTTGAACAAAGAAATAGAGACCGTTTCTTCCAAACACTTGAGAAGCAATTTGAGAGACGACTGTCTCTTCACTTTTAGGTGCGATACCATACCAGTATCCCAAAAACATAATTCCTGAAAACAATACAGCAAGAATAATTCCCATGGCAGTAAGCGTTCTAACTGCATTTTTGGCAGCAGGTTCTTTAAAGTTAGTCACTGCATTTGAAATAGCTTCCACACCTGTAAGTGCTGAACATCCAGATGAGAAAGCTCTTAATAGAAGGAATAAGCTAATGCCTGGAACTACGGTTCCAATGGATGCATGTAAATCAGCAGGTGCCTGTCCTGTTACTACTTTCCACATTCCTACTCCTATTAAAAGAAGTAATGCAACTACGAATAAATAAACTGGATAAGCAAGAACAGAAGCAGATTCTGTTACACCTCTTAAGTTTAAAATCGTAATAAAAATAACTAACAAACAAGAAATGATCACATTATAACTGTGTAGTGCAGGAAAAGCTGATGTCAAGGCATCGGTTCCAGCTGATACACTTACAGCTACTGTTAGAATATAATCTACCAATAGTGAACCGCCCGCGATTAGGCCTGGATTCTCTCCTAAATTGTTTTTCGAAACAATATAGGCTCCACCGCCGTGAGGATATGCATAGATAATTTGACGGTAAGAAAGAATTAATGCCGTTAAGAGAATAAGTACCCCAATCGCAATGGGAATCGAATACCAATAGGCAACCATACCAATGGTAGCTAAAACAATTAAAATTTGTTCCGGGCCGTATGCTACCGATGAAAGAGCGTCAGACGAGAGAATAGCAAGTGCTTTTATCTTATTTAATTTTTGCTCCCCTAACTCTTTTGTTTTAAGTGGCCTTCCTATTAATACTCTTTTTAAAACTGAATACTTCACAACATTTCCTCCTGGAATAGCTAACAATTTAAAGAAAATAAACTTACTTAACTTTAACTTAATCATTCCCTGTATCGAAAAAAAAACACAACAAAGAACACTAAGGTTCTGCTTAGTGTTCTTTTCAAGACAAATCAAAGCAAACCTCCTCTACAAACGCTTATGAGGTTAGCTGTCGGATTCGGGCCTTTAGAGTAGCCCTACCTTCTTTTAGAAGGATTCACCCCAAGTGACAATGCACAACAAAATGGGTCCCCCACTCCTTACAGATTAAGCGATACAAGGTAATATGAAATTAAAATTTAAAGTTTACTTCAAACAATATACTCTTGTAAAACTCGTTTGTAAAGAGAGAATATACAAAAAAACATTTGAAATCAGTAAGAATTCTTAGTTTTTTATTTGGTGACTATCAGGTCCTCGAAATCCAGTTAAGTCGGGTAAGCGAGGGGCATCGCTGCCCCTAATCCCCTAAGAACTGTACGTGAGCCATACTATATAAAAGCAACATCTTGTAGCACCATAATTACGATTATTGGATTTGTCACTATTTCGAATTACAGATTATTTCATATAGATTACTACAAGTATCCATAAAGCCAAAGCACCAAGGATAGCAAGTGCTATACGCGTAGATAGTATCCGTACTTCAAAGTCGGTTTTCTTGGATGGTTCAGGATATGCAATTACGTAAATTCCCTTTAGTAGTGAGAGCCATCCAATAAGTGTAATGAATCCCTGCCAGTTGAGTGCCCATACATTATGCAAGATAACAGTTCCTAACCCTAAGAAAATAGATAGCAAGCCGTATATAATCCCAAATCCTCTGTCTTCAACCACTAATTTTTTCAGCTCACGTAGTACCGATGGACGTATGAAAAGTATTCCCGATACGATAACCGTCGTCCATCCCCAAAATAGTCCTAAAAAGGTACTTGCTTGCATTATTATCTCACTCCTTTCACTTATATTTATATTTCAGGTACGCCCCCTTTAGAATTGTTCTGAAGGGGACATGTCCTTTTGATATTAATGTTGTATGTATATCTTATTCAGGTTTAGTTACCATAATGTACTTTATCAGTATCCAATCTTCATAGAGTTGATTTTAAAGTACTTATCCATAAAAAAGGAGAACATTTAATTTGGTGTTCTTCTTTTTTTATAAAATTAATTTACTTTAAAAACATTGATGCGACTATAAAGCCTATAATGGTTAAAAGGATAAGTATTCCATTAGCCTTATACTTTATTAATACGGAGGATATTATGATTCAAAGATATGTATTGTCTATATTGCTATCTTCAATTTGTCTATCTTTATTGTATTTAATTATTGAATACGGAGTTAAAGATCTTATTTCACCTACATTGCCATTCAGTATGATTATAAGTACAGTAGTGTACTTCATTTTATATACAGTTTTTGGGCTGCCTACATCTCTACTTATAATTAAAAAGTTACCGAGATTTAGTATAATAAGTTTACTGGGCTATTTATTAATATTTTCTATCGTTTACTATATTTTTTATACTTTAACTTATAATCCTGTTCCATTTATAAAAAACTTTGAGGTTTACATTTATATAGTTAGTACATCAATTGTTTATTGGTTTTGGTGCAATATTATGGTGTCAAAACCTAGCTAATAAAAGGTTTTGAAGTCAGTTAATAATTGTATACGCTATACAAAATTAGTTTACATAATACCTCTTCAAGGAACCAAGAAAGCAAAAGAACCCTTACAGGAAAAGGGTTCTCTTGTGGGTGCCTCTAATCGGATATGTAGCCTTTTATACATTTTTGATATGACGGTGATCTCTCCAGGTGTGTGTGAAGAAAAGGCGTATAAAAAGACTACCTTTTATACATATGCCGATTCATCCAAAAATATCCATTAAGGAAAAATGTGCTATTGTTTACTCGCGGTTATATTTTGGTACTTTATAATTAGCATTCCTACTAAAAAGCTATCTCGCTTATTGCTGAGGTAGCTTTTTACATGTGAGTAAAGGTATAAAAATATCTTTACTTTATTATCCAAATTATTTATAATTTACAAGTCGATTAGTAAGTTAATCACCACTTACTAAAAAGCGATCGCTTTCTCATGCTAGGCCAATGCGGAG from Priestia megaterium carries:
- a CDS encoding VOC family protein — encoded protein: MNDSQTLRGLTTISFWTDDLAAAKKWYAELLGIEPYFERPGYAEFRLGDYQHELGLIDSSYMPNSSATGPAGAVVYWHVDDVTATFKKLLSMGAKEYEAPTERGEGFITASVVDPFGNILGIMYNQHYLEVLGSTRKA
- a CDS encoding carboxymuconolactone decarboxylase family protein, whose translation is MNERYEDGWKKLMEVDGEGGKRVIESLKDIAPDLGKYVIEFAFGDIYTREGLNLQQKQLVTISSLTTQGGCEPQLNVHINAALNVGLTPNEIVEAITHCIPYTGFPRVLNAIFVAKQVFEERDLTISVK
- a CDS encoding APC family permease: MKYSVLKRVLIGRPLKTKELGEQKLNKIKALAILSSDALSSVAYGPEQILIVLATIGMVAYWYSIPIAIGVLILLTALILSYRQIIYAYPHGGGAYIVSKNNLGENPGLIAGGSLLVDYILTVAVSVSAGTDALTSAFPALHSYNVIISCLLVIFITILNLRGVTESASVLAYPVYLFVVALLLLIGVGMWKVVTGQAPADLHASIGTVVPGISLFLLLRAFSSGCSALTGVEAISNAVTNFKEPAAKNAVRTLTAMGIILAVLFSGIMFLGYWYGIAPKSEETVVSQIASQVFGRNGLYFFVQGTTALILVLAANTGFSAFPLLAVNLATDKYIPRMFTMRGDRLGYSNGILTLGIASIVLIVAFKGQTEQLIPLYAVGVFIPFTLSQSGMIAKWLREKPKGWQVKLTINLIGAIITLTVLLIFFTTKFSQVWSILIFLPLIVYLFHRIKRHYDAVGEQLRIKPGDKKVLKLEGNVVIIPVAGLTKAVENSINYAKVIGDTVIAVHVAFDRESEKRMEEKWNQWQPDIRLVTFYSQYRSLVRPLLRFIDTAEEKATESNMSVTVLIPQFITRKSWHNMLHNQSSLLLKAHLLYRKNVIVTTLPYKFKK
- a CDS encoding UPF0715 family protein, which encodes MIQRYVLSILLSSICLSLLYLIIEYGVKDLISPTLPFSMIISTVVYFILYTVFGLPTSLLIIKKLPRFSIISLLGYLLIFSIVYYIFYTLTYNPVPFIKNFEVYIYIVSTSIVYWFWCNIMVSKPS
- a CDS encoding winged helix-turn-helix transcriptional regulator, translated to MVKHNTGINIFMNVAGGKWKCLILFFLSQKSVRTKEFYELIPGITQKVLTDQLKQLEKDGLVRREIFKEVPPKVEYSLTDLGKSFVPVLNTMCEWGNTYATIKDIDRDQQICCSHK
- a CDS encoding MerR family transcriptional regulator is translated as MEKLFSIQEVAKMTGLSTHTLRYYEKIGLIKNVQRDQTGYRQYTDFDIAWIHFLIRLRVTGMPMLKMKQFSDLRQRGDSTIVSRRELLEEHYKDVLGKIEELKLNSHKIEEKIEYYKKLEITQKQHS